A window from Zingiber officinale cultivar Zhangliang chromosome 7A, Zo_v1.1, whole genome shotgun sequence encodes these proteins:
- the LOC122002369 gene encoding uncharacterized protein LOC122002369: MEGCRVIHHRWTLRGLVASYLDLALAYLFLCAASFAFFVSKALSLVGISVPCSCGLDLIDRRHHQQRHQQQRSVGCLQRFLLDCTAGKIGGVFDSFCLGDCRDYRVGRRDDVRFINHTDEDSEGSAASAARGKLDLDRGEESCCSVSQPHCPRDSTNLSLMNNLLVDRGESSNYRDKDFVDVKGKAIVRQERPPNVLKRRKRQKNNISIKTTSLSALPSSLLEVGRKGEVATATPLTVNAPVFVVESSSNVIPGTSFLLSGYQKAIVEEINYTNPLQTMEKTLSNGIGRVRDEEKNECDVTRELKQALEEEKSTRAALCLELEKERNAAASAADEAMAMIFRLQEEKSAVQMEARQYQRMAEEKSAYDEEEKEILKEIIVRREREKHVLQKEVEAYQQMIVGVDSAKQISGSNLSTEVELIEDNTGTSFGSFDDTELILKTVYESIKKNERCRDEVQHVDAIEPLVASVQKSSTEFVNESAMSQELHLLISADDQHNTEEQCSNLLNDRNDCHVQEKGMLTMERVPSFIESNGAVYANGSSSPRLIGTRHKEDNAVDMKFEVEVPSDDLCMGQSLHTDEVGSISSQVDTEASVFDVHVIDDEIDMNRQGDMGQLNLPQTALGRSHRYGVPKESSSDIKVHCLIENLNTCPKPLGTNIHRSNSDVITVGQAVDVASNRVLRLDMRRISMPAINNERSKLENEVELLRKKLKVIQEGREKLNFSVEKKEK, translated from the exons ATGGAAGGGTGCCGGGTGATCCACCACCGCTGGACTCTCCGGGGGCTCGTTGCCTCCTACCTCGACCTCGCCCTCGCCTATCTCTTCCTCTGCGCAGCCTCCTTCGCCTTCTTCGTTTCCAAGGCCCTGTCGCTCGTCGGAATCTCCGTCCCGTGCTCCTGCGGCCTCGACCTCATCGATCGCCGCCACCACCAGCAGCGCCATCAACAGCAGCGTAGCGTCGGCTGCCTCCAGCGCTTCCTCCTTGACTGCACGGCTGGAAAGATCGGAGGCGTCTTCGATTCCTTTTGCTTGGGCGATTGTAGAGACTACCGTGTTGGAAGGCGCGATGACGTCCGGTTCATCAATCATACTGATGAGGATAGCGAAGGCAGCGCCGCCTCAGCCGCCCGTGGGAAATTGGATCTGGACCGAGGCGAGGAGTCGTGCTGCTCGGTGTCGCAACCGCACTGTCCCCGAGATTCCACGAATTTGAGCCTTATGAATAATCTTTTGGTCGATAGAGGAGAGTCTTCAAACTACCGAGATAAGGAttttgttgatgtcaagggaaagGCGATCGTCCGACAAGAGAGGCCACCGAATGTACTTAAACGACGGAAACGACAGAAGAACAATATTTCCATCAAAACTACTTCTTTGTCTGCCTTGCCTTCTTCCCTTCTGGAGGTGGGTCGGAAAGGGGAAGTAGCCACTGCCACTCCTTTGACCGTTAACGCCCCTGTTTTTGTGGTAGAGAGCAGCTCAAATGTGATTCCTGGAACTAGTTTTCTTCTTTCAG GTTATCAGAAGGCTATTGTTGAAGAAATAAATTATACTAATCCGTTACAAACTATGGAAAAGACCTTATCTAATGGCATTGGGAGAGTTCGTGATGAAGAGAAAAATGAATGTGATGTAACAAGAGAACTGAAACAAGCGCTCGAAGAGGAAAAGTCTACTCGAGCTGCTCTTTGTTTGGAGCTGGAAAAAGAGAGGAACGCTGCTGCAAGTGCTGCTGATGAAGCAATGGCCATGATATTTAGACTCCAGGAGGAGAAATCAGCAGTGCAAATGGAAGCTCGGCAATACCAGAGAATGGCAGAAGAGAAATCTGCAtatgatgaagaagaaaaggagattcTTAAGGAAATCATTGTGCGTCGGGAAAGAGAGAAGCATGTATTGCAGAAAGAAGTTGAGGCATATCAGCAAATGATTGTTGGTGTTGATAGTGCTAAGCAGATATCAGGGAGTAATCTGTCTACTGAAGTAGAGTTAATTGAAGACAACACTGGTACTTCATTTGGTTCATTTGATGACACTGAACTCATCCTAAAAACGGTCTATGAATCCATCAAAAAGAATGAAAGGTGTAGGGATGAGGTACAACATGTCGATGCAATAGAGCCTCTGGTGGCTTCTGTACAGAAATCCTCTACAGAATTTGTGAATGAATCAGCCATGTCTCAAGAGTTACACCTTTTGATCAGTGCGGACGACCAGCATAATACCGAGGAGCAATGTTCAAATTTGCTAAATGATAGGAATGATTGCCATGTGCAGGAAAAAGGCATGTTAACAATGGAAAGGGTTCCATCTTTCATCGAGAGCAATGGAGCTGTCTATGCAAATGGTTCTAGCTCACCTAGGTTAATTGGGACACGACATAAAGAAGATAATGCAGTAGATATGAAATTCGAGGTTGAAGTTCCATCGGATGATTTATGCATGGGGCAAAGCCTACATACAGATGAAGTAGGTTCCATCTCATCTCAGGTCGATACTGAAGCAAGTGTATTTGATGTGCATGTAATTGATGATGAAATAGACATGAATAGACAAGGAGATATGGGGCAGTTAAATCTTCCTCAGACGGCATTGGGCAGATCACACAGATATGGTGTGCCAAAAGAATCGTCTTCAGACATCAAAGTTCACTGcttgattgaaaatttaaacACTTGTCCAAAACCATTAGGTACAAACATACACAGAAGTAACTCTGATGTGATAACAGTGGGCCAAGCAGTTGATGTTGCAAGTAATAGAGTTCTACGGTTGGACATGAGAAGGATTTCTATGCCTGCAATCAATAATGAAAGATCTAAACTTGAAAATGAAGTTGAACTCCTGAGGAAAAAGCTAAAAGTGATTCAAGAAGGAAGAGAAAAGCTAAACTTTTCagtagaaaagaaggaaaagtag